Genomic segment of Halococcus hamelinensis 100A6:
AAGAGCAAAAGATGGTCTGACAGTGTTCTCTCTAACACGGGAACGCTGACGCGAAAGCGTGGTCTAACGAACGGATGAGCCTGCTTGATGCGGGCCATTTACGACAGAAAAGCTACCTTAGGGATAACAGAGTCGTCACCGGCAAGAGCACATATCGACCCGGTGGCTTGCTACCTCGATGTCGGTTCCCTCCATCCTGCCCGTGCAGCAGCGGGCAAGGGTGAGGTTGTTCGCCTATTAAAGGAGGTCGTGAGCTGGGTTTAGACCGTCGTGAGACAGGTCGGCTGCTATCTATTGGGGGTGTTATGGTACCTGACGGGAACGATCGTATAGTACGAGAGGAACTACGATTGGTCGCCACTGGTGTACCGGTTGTCCGAGAGGGCACGTGCCGGGCAGCCACGCGACATGGGGTAAGAGCTGAACGCATCTAAGCTCGAAACCCACCCGGAAAAGAGGTTCCACCGAGGTCACTCGTAGAAGACGAGTTCGATAGACTCGGGGTGTACGCGCCGAGGCAACGAGGCGTTTAGCCCGCGAGCACTAACAGACCAAGCCACACTAGTCATATCGCATTGGAATCCGTCCAGCTGGACGGGTCCAGGCGCAAACTGGATCGCACGTATTACACACATCGACGCAGCCCGAACGCATCGGCCACCGATCGTCGGCTTCACGTGGTTCGAGTCCACGGATCGGCATTAAGGCGGCCACAGCGGCGGGGCGACTCCCGTACCCATCCCGAACACGGCAGATAAGCCCGCCAGCGTTCCAACGAGTACTGGAGTGCGCGAGCCTCTGGGAAAATTGCCTCGCAAGAGGGGCCAAGTACGAGCCCAGGAACGCAATCGGTAGTACACGCAGGGTCCGTCCCGGTGGAACCCGAGACCGTTCCGTTACAACGGCTCGCAACTGGTGGTTCGCCGCCTCCCATTCATATCTCGGTGCACGCCTCGCGTGCACCGACCCATCATTCACCATCGCTGAGTGGAAACGCTCGGCGATGATCGCTATCGTTATACAAGCACCACGAGTAGTGTCAACCGCGCCAAGGTGGCAGAGTCCGGCCTAACGCAGCGGCCTGCAGAGCCGCCCATCGCCGGTTCAAATCCGGCCCTTGGCTTTCTGCTGTGAGCACGTACGCGAACAGCGGAAGCCACGCCGATTCGAATCACGAGAGGGGAACGAAGTGAGCCTCTCTCCGGTTCAAATCCGGCCCTTGGCTTCCTTCGACCCATTTTCCGTTCCAGTTCGCTTCGTAGCGACTGTGTCCCGCTGATCGTCCGTCGGGGTGACTGCTCCGGAACCATCGGATAGCGGAGCGGCCACGAATATCCATCTCACGAAAAGCAACGATTATACCGGAGGAACCTATCTTGGGGTGTATGCAACGACGGGCTGCGGCGATCTACGTCGTTTTCTTCGTGGTGGTCGCGATCGCGGCGTACTCCCTGACGACGGTCGCGGAGGAGCCGTCGGTTTCGGTCGAGGGCGAGAGCTACGCACAGGGCGATCCCATCACCGCTGGCGGCACGCAGTGGACCGTCAACATCGCGGATGGAAGCGGCAACGTCTCGTCGACCAACGACTCGGCACGGTTCACGACCTCGTTCTCGAACAACTCCTCGCTCGCCTTCCAGAACGGGATGTATCGGCCGGCACCGAACGACTCCAGCGAGGGTGCTGGAACGGCATCGACCGGCACCACGAGCGGTGCCGGAACGACCGGCACCAGCACGACTGGCCCGTCGACGAGCGCCACCACGAGCGGCGGCGGAACGAACGCCTCGTCGAGCACCCCCGGCACCGAGTTCCGCGTCGTCATCCCCAACGAGTCGGCGGGCAGCGCTTCGGGTGGAAACGCGTCGGGCGGGAACGCGTCGGCCGCGAACGTCTCGTCGTTCACCCTCCACCAGGAGTTCGACACCGCCGCCCGCCTGCGGGCCGACCCGGCGGTCGCGGACACCACGCTGAGCGGTGCGAACGACACGGAGTACGTCCGATATCGCAACGGAACGACCCAGACGCTCGAGGCCTACCTCCCGGAACCGACGACCCGAAACGTCTCCGTCGGTGACCGATTCCCCTACCGGAACAACTCCTCGCAGGTCGAGTCCATCAACACCAGCGGCGTGACGCTCGCCTGGCGGGCGAACCTGACGCGTTCACAGGAGCTCGCCGCCGGGGAGAACGTCACCCTCGGCGGCACGACCTACGTCGCCCAGTTCCCACAGAACGACAGCGTCGTGCTCTCACAGAACGTCTCGGGCTATCAGGCCGAGCAGGCAGCGCTCGAACACTTCAACGACCGCATGCTCGGGCTCTGGGGTGTCGTCATCATCAGCCTGTTCGCCGCCATCCTGGTCCTCGCACTGGCGTATCTGCCGGTCCGGGGCTGACGACTGGCGCTTTCGACTCATCGACCGTCCCCGACCCGCGGCTCCGTTCACGACTCTCTTCGACCCGACCCCTCCAGCGTTCGCTGTTCGCTCTTCACTATCGTTCAGTGGAACAGCGGGCTGGGAGGGATTCGAACCACCTGAACTTCGCTCGCGTTGCTCGCTCGTTCCGTCCTCCGAACCCTCCAGCGTTCGCTGTTCACTCTTCACTATCGTTCAGTGGAACAGCGGGCTGGGAGGGATTCGAACCCTCGACCGTCTGGTTAAAAGCCAGACGCTCTGCCTAACTGAGCTACCAGCCCTCGTTCCGAATCTTGAGTGTCGTGCGTAAATCAGTACCGCTCGCCGGTCGTGGGCTCGAGGGCCGCGAGCGCGTCGGCGACCACGTCGGCGGGGTCGACCCGCCGGAGGGCGGCGCGGCGTCTGAGTTCGGTGTAGGTCTCCACCGGGAGCCGAAGCCGTAGCTCGCCGAGCGTCACGTCGTGGGAAGCGAGGGCGTCGGCGGGCGAGGTGCCGGCGTTGATCGCGCTCGCCACCGCACGGACCTCGCGAACGGTGAGGTCGCTGTCGAGCACCGCCCACGCGAGCTGGAAGCGTGCGTGGTCGGAGACCCGCGCGATGTGTTTGGCCGCCGTGGGCGCGATCTCGCCGGCGGCGACGTACTGGCGGATCGACCGGGGCAGGTCGTGGACCCGGGCCCACTTCCGGATGAACGAGACGGTGACGGCGTCGCCGGTACGGGCGGCGGCGGCCTTGTAGGAGCCCTCCCCGCGAACGAGCGCCGCGCACGCCGCCGCGCCACGGAGCATGTAGACGCTGTCGGCGCTCTCGACGGTATCGTCGGCGAACGCCTCGACCACCTCGGCGGCGGTCGCGAGGCTCTCCGGGTCGTCCGGGTCGAACTGGACGGCTTCCTCGGCGCGCTCGCCGGCGAAACTCGGGTCTCCCCGGACGACCGGCTCGCCGATCGGTGACTCGCGGTCGGTGGTCGGCTCGTCCGGGCTCATAGGTGATCGGTGGTCGCAACGACCAAAAACACCCCGCCCCCGCAGTCCCGGAGCACCCGGTCAGTCGTCCTCTTCTTCGTCGTCGCTCTCGGCCTCCCGCCGGTTCGAGAGGTGCTCCCAGATCTCAGTACAGCCCGCACCGTCCTCGATGTCGTCGAGGTAGTTCGAGGAGGACTCCTCGTCGGCTTTCGCGTCGCTCACCGGCTCGTCCTCCGCACGCCGCCCGGGAAGCGACTCCGCGACCGTCGTGCCCTCTCGGCAGTGATTCCTTTCATCGGAACATCGTACGGTAGCTTCCTGTATAAACGCGCGTCCACCCGTAAGCCCTACCCTGACTCCCGTTTAGCGGCAAGGGGATCCGAAAGCTCCGACGGTGATTAGCCGCCGATCCGCTCTCAGTCGTGCGGTTTCGGGTTCGATCCCCGTCACTGGATTCGAACGCCAACCGCTTTCCGTCCTCCGGCCCGTGTTCCGTCCATGACCGCCAGCGACTGGACTACGGACGAGATGGGGGACCTACACGGGAAAACCGTCGTCGTCACCGGCGCGAACAGCGGGCTTGGTTACGAGGCCGCCCGCGAGTTCGCGCTCCACGGCGCTGACGTCGTGCTCGCGTGTCGAAGCGTCGAGCGGGGCACCGAGGCGGGCGAACGGATCCGTGAGGAAGCACCCGACACCCGCCTCACGGTGATCGAACTCGACCTCGCGGACCTCTCGTCGGTGGGTGCGTTCGCCGCGGCGTTCGCGGACACCCACGACGAGCTCCACGTGCTCTGCAACAACGCCGGCGTGATGGCGGTCCCCCGAAGCGAGACGGTCGACGGCTTCGAGACACAGTTCGGGGTGAACCACCTGGGCCACTTCGCGCTCACGGCCGCGCTGCTGGGCCACCTCCGCGAGACCGAGGGCGAGACGCGCGTCGTCACCCAGAGCAGCGGACTCCACGAGAACGGCGAGATCGACTTCGAGGACCTCCAGGGCGAGGACGCATACGACGAGTGGGCGGCCTACGGCCAGAGCAAGCTCGCGAACGTCCTGTTCGGCTACGAACTCCACCGTCGCCTCCGCGAGGCCGAGGTCGACGACGTCACCAGCGTGGTCTGTCACCCCGGCTACGCCGCGACCGACCTCCAGCGGCGCGGTCCCGAGCAGTCCGGCTCGCGGCTCCGGCTCTGGGGGATGCAGGCCGCGAACGCGCTGGTCGCCCAGGACGCCGCCACTGGAGCCCTCCCGCTGCTCTACGCCGCGACCACGCCCGACATCGAGGGTGGCGAGTACGTCGGCCCCGGTGGCCTTCGGAACATGCGCGGCCACCCCGCGGTCCAGGCATCGAGCGACCGGTCGTACGACGAGGGGACCGCCCGACGGCTCTGGGCGGTCTCGGAGGAACTCACCGGCGTGAGCTACGATCTCGCACCCGCGCGGACGGTCTGACTCGGTCCGAGGTCCGAGGTTCGAGGTTCTATACCGCCGGCTCGCTCGACACCGCCGCGTCGGTTCGGTCGGCGGTGGTGGGTTCGAACCGCTCGACCAACCGATCCACGCTGGATCCGATCCCGCGTTCGATGCGTCCCCGAACGAACGGCGCGAGCACCCGCATTCTACCGCGAAACGCCATGCTCCCGGTGTAAATGACCACGGTCTCGCCATCACACGTCGCCAGCGTGTACGTGACCTCGACGGGCGTTCGTCCGACGACCGTCCGGTAGCCGAACGTCGTCGGTGCCTCGTACCTGGTACACTCCTCGACGTTCTCCGAGCGACCGCCGGCCGTTCGGACCACGCGCGTCCACCGGGCTCCGACCGCCATCCCACCGTCGAACTCGTCCACGGCTACCACTCGATCCTTCCACTGGCGGTCGTTTCGGGGGTCGGCGACGAACGAGAAGACGTCGGTCGCCGGTGCGGCTACTCTGACCCGGTATTCGAAGTCCATTATCTCACACGATCGTACGTTATAGAGCTACCGTCCTAAGCCTGTCGGCAGCTCCGGGCTCCGACCTCACACCTCGACGACGTCACCGCGTTCCGGTGCGCTCGCATCGAACCCGTCCTCCTGCAGTTCGGCGGCGAACGCGGCACATCGATCCCCGTGATTGACGAGCACTCGCGAATCGCGGTACGAATCGAGGAAGGCGCTGAGCCCGTCGTGGTCGGCGTGTGCCGAGAGGTCGTAGCGTTCGACCTGTGCGCTCACGGGCATCACCCGGCCGTCGATCTCGGCGCGACCGGTGTCGAGCAGCTCCCGTCCCGGCGTGCCGGCGACCTGATAGCCCACGAAGGCGACCTTGTTCACTGGATTCCCCCTGATGAGCGGGATGTAGGTCATCGCCGGCCCGCCCGAGAGCATCCCGCTGGTGGTGATCACCACCGTGTTCTGGTCGGCGATCCGCTCGCGCTGGCCGGGGTTCGAGACGAACCGGGCGTGTGCGTTCGCCCGCTTGAGCGCGTCCTCGCGGACGAAGCCCGACGTGCGCCGGAGGAGTTCGGTGACGCGCTTGCCCATCCCGTCGACGTAGCACTCGATGTCGTGACGTGCACAGATCGCCATCACCTCCTGTGTTCGTCCGATGGCGAACGCCGGCACCACGACGGTGCCGCCCTCCCAGAGCGTGGTCCGGAGGCTCTCGACGAACCGTTCCTCGACCGCCGCGCGCGCCTCGTGCTCGACGTCGGAGTAGGTCGACTCACAGACCACGACGTCGGCTGCGGGCCGTGCGGTGGAGCCACCCACGATCCGCTGGTCGGCGGTGTGGAAATCGCCCGTATAGAGGATCCGGGTGCCGTCACGCTCGACGAGGACGTGTGCACTGCCCGGGATGTGGCCCGCGTCGAAGAGGGTGACGTCGTGGCCCGCGGCGTCGAACCGCTCGCGGTAGTCGTGGAGTTCCGAGACCTGGGTGAGCCGGGCGACGTCGGTCTCGGTGAACGGACACTGCGGGGTGCCGCCGCGGAGTTTCAGGGTGTCGCGCGCGAGCAACAGCCCCAGGTCGCGCGTCGGCGGCGTCCAGTGGACCGGCGGGCGGGCGTCGCCAGAGAGGAGCGCGGGGACGGTGCCGACGTGGTCGAGGTGGCCGTGCGAGACCACGACCGCGTCCGGATCGACGTTGCCGACGGGAAACCCGGGCGGGGTTCCGGACTTCATGCCGTAATCGAGGAGCAGCGAGTCGTCGAGGAGGACCGCGCTCCGGCCGACCTCGCGTGCTCCGCCGCAGAAACGGAGTTCCATTGTGGACCCTACCGGCCCGACGGGTTTCGGCCCGTCGGTCCCGCGCTCAGTCGTTCTTCAGCTCGTCGACCCAGCCCGGCTGGCCGACGTCGGTCGAGCCGACGCCCGAGAACCGACGGGTGGTCTCGATGGTGACGGGCTCGCCGGAGCTGAGGTAGTCAGTGGTCCGGGTGGTCTCGAGGCTCCGAACCACGCCGGTCTCGGGGTTCATCACCAGCGTCGAACCGAAGGCCGTGACGTCCTCGCCTCGGTAGAGCGCGCCCGAGGTGTCGACGCTGTCGGTCCCGTTGGCGACGTAGACCGCGAGTCGGGTGCCGTCGCGGGTGACGGTGTCCGAGCGCTCGTAGTCGACCGCGCGGACGGTCTCGTAGACCCGGTTGCTACCGGTGAGGCTTCCCGCCAGCGGCTTGCCGAGCTCCTCGGTCTCGTACTGGGAGTCGCCCGAGAGCACGTTTCGTTTGTAGGCCGTCGCGCCCTCGGCGTAGGTGTACCGAGTGGCCTCCTCGGTGGGGCTGGAGACCTGATACGCGGTGTCGGCGTCGAGGTCGACACGCGCGCCGCTCGTCTCGGTCTCGGGACCGTCCGCGGTCGGGTCGCGGAGCGTCGAACTCGCGTTGACCGTGAAGCTCCCGGCCGACTGCAGCGCGCTCTCGTGGGCGTCGGCGATCGACCTGGCGTCGAGCGGCGGCTCCGGCCCGACGGCGGCTTCGGTCGTCGACGTCGTGTTCTCGGTCGGTGTCTCGGTTGCCGTCTCGGTGGACGTCGGGGTACCGGTCGCCGTGGTGGTCTCGGTTCCAGTCGATGTGTTGGTCGGTGTCGTCGTTGCCGTCGGTGTCTCGGTTGGCGTCGGCGTCTCGGTCGCCGGGGTGGTTCCGGCCGGCGTTTCGGTTGCCGTGGCTGTCGTGGCCGAGGTTCGCGTTCCGGTGGCCGTCGCCG
This window contains:
- a CDS encoding DUF7119 family protein, with the protein product MSPDEPTTDRESPIGEPVVRGDPSFAGERAEEAVQFDPDDPESLATAAEVVEAFADDTVESADSVYMLRGAAACAALVRGEGSYKAAAARTGDAVTVSFIRKWARVHDLPRSIRQYVAAGEIAPTAAKHIARVSDHARFQLAWAVLDSDLTVREVRAVASAINAGTSPADALASHDVTLGELRLRLPVETYTELRRRAALRRVDPADVVADALAALEPTTGERY
- a CDS encoding oxidoreductase, translating into MTASDWTTDEMGDLHGKTVVVTGANSGLGYEAAREFALHGADVVLACRSVERGTEAGERIREEAPDTRLTVIELDLADLSSVGAFAAAFADTHDELHVLCNNAGVMAVPRSETVDGFETQFGVNHLGHFALTAALLGHLRETEGETRVVTQSSGLHENGEIDFEDLQGEDAYDEWAAYGQSKLANVLFGYELHRRLREAEVDDVTSVVCHPGYAATDLQRRGPEQSGSRLRLWGMQAANALVAQDAATGALPLLYAATTPDIEGGEYVGPGGLRNMRGHPAVQASSDRSYDEGTARRLWAVSEELTGVSYDLAPARTV
- a CDS encoding SRPBCC family protein; translated protein: MDFEYRVRVAAPATDVFSFVADPRNDRQWKDRVVAVDEFDGGMAVGARWTRVVRTAGGRSENVEECTRYEAPTTFGYRTVVGRTPVEVTYTLATCDGETVVIYTGSMAFRGRMRVLAPFVRGRIERGIGSSVDRLVERFEPTTADRTDAAVSSEPAV
- a CDS encoding MBL fold metallo-hydrolase, with product MELRFCGGAREVGRSAVLLDDSLLLDYGMKSGTPPGFPVGNVDPDAVVVSHGHLDHVGTVPALLSGDARPPVHWTPPTRDLGLLLARDTLKLRGGTPQCPFTETDVARLTQVSELHDYRERFDAAGHDVTLFDAGHIPGSAHVLVERDGTRILYTGDFHTADQRIVGGSTARPAADVVVCESTYSDVEHEARAAVEERFVESLRTTLWEGGTVVVPAFAIGRTQEVMAICARHDIECYVDGMGKRVTELLRRTSGFVREDALKRANAHARFVSNPGQRERIADQNTVVITTSGMLSGGPAMTYIPLIRGNPVNKVAFVGYQVAGTPGRELLDTGRAEIDGRVMPVSAQVERYDLSAHADHDGLSAFLDSYRDSRVLVNHGDRCAAFAAELQEDGFDASAPERGDVVEV
- a CDS encoding DUF7537 family lipoprotein; this encodes MVRRTALILVVIALVALAGCSGLSNSGDSTAVPTENGSEPGPTATAVKATATGTSMSTAAPTTAVSTATVTSSETTDGTATATGTRTSATTATATETPAGTTPATETPTPTETPTATTTPTNTSTGTETTTATGTPTSTETATETPTENTTSTTEAAVGPEPPLDARSIADAHESALQSAGSFTVNASSTLRDPTADGPETETSGARVDLDADTAYQVSSPTEEATRYTYAEGATAYKRNVLSGDSQYETEELGKPLAGSLTGSNRVYETVRAVDYERSDTVTRDGTRLAVYVANGTDSVDTSGALYRGEDVTAFGSTLVMNPETGVVRSLETTRTTDYLSSGEPVTIETTRRFSGVGSTDVGQPGWVDELKND